Proteins from one Bos javanicus breed banteng chromosome 27, ARS-OSU_banteng_1.0, whole genome shotgun sequence genomic window:
- the POLB gene encoding DNA polymerase beta isoform X2 — MSKRKAPQETLNGGITDMLTELANFEKNVNQAIHKYNAYRKAASVIAKYPHKIKSGAEAKKLPGVGTKIAEKIDEFLATGKLRKLEKIRQDDTSSSINFLTRVSGIGPSAARKFVDEGIKTLEGAESSGDMDVLLTHPSFTSESAKQPKLLHRVVEQLQKVRFITDTLSKGETKFMGVCQLPSKNDEKEYPHRRIDIRLIPKDQYYCGVLYFTGSDIFNKNMRAHALEKGFTINEYTIRPLGVTGVAGEPLPVDSEKDIFDYIQWKYREPKDRSE, encoded by the exons ATGAGCAAACGGAAGGCGCCGCAGGAGACTCTCAACGGGGGCATCACCGACATGCTCACAG AACTCGCAAACTTTGAGAAGAACGTGAACCAGGCTATCCACAAATACAATGCCTACAG aAAAGCAGCATCTGTGATAGCAAAGTACCCACACAAAATAAAGAGTGGAGCGGAAGCTAAGAAACTG cCTGGAGTAGGAACAAAAATTGCTGAAAAAATTGATGAGTTTTTAGCTACTGGAAAATTGCGTAaactggaaaag attCGGCAGGATGATACGAGTTCATCCATCAATTTCCTGACTCGAGTTAGTGGCATTGG tccatCTGCTGCAAGGAAGTTTGTAGATGAAGGAATTAAGACATTAGAAG GTGCAGAGTCCAGTGGTGACATGGATGTCCTTCTCACCCATCCAAGCTTTACCTCTGAGTCAGCCAAACAG CCCAAACTGTTACATCGTGTTGTGGAGCAGTTACAAAAGGTCCGTTTCATTACAGACACTCTGTCAAAGGGTGAAACAAAGTTCATG GGTGTTTGCCAGCTTCCCAGTAAAAACGATGAAAAGGAATATCCACACAGGAGAATTGATATCAG gtTGATACCCAAGGATCAGTATTACTGCGGTGTCCTCTATTTCACTGGGAGTGATATTTTCAATAAGAATATGAGAGCTCATGCCCTAGAAAAAGGCTTCACAATCAATGAATACACAATCCGTCCCCTGGGTGTCACTG GCGTTGCCGGGGAGCCCCTGCCCGTGGACAGTGAGAAGGACATCTTCGACTACATCCAGTGGAAATACCGTGAGCCCAAGGACCGAAGCGAGTGA
- the POLB gene encoding DNA polymerase beta isoform X1, which produces MSKRKAPQETLNGGITDMLTELANFEKNVNQAIHKYNAYRKAASVIAKYPHKIKSGAEAKKLPGVGTKIAEKIDEFLATGKLRKLEKIRQDDTSSSINFLTRVSGIGPSAARKFVDEGIKTLEDLRKNEDKLNHHQRIGLKYFEDFEKRIPREEMLQMQDIVLSEVKKVDSEYIATVCGSFRRGAESSGDMDVLLTHPSFTSESAKQPKLLHRVVEQLQKVRFITDTLSKGETKFMGVCQLPSKNDEKEYPHRRIDIRLIPKDQYYCGVLYFTGSDIFNKNMRAHALEKGFTINEYTIRPLGVTGVAGEPLPVDSEKDIFDYIQWKYREPKDRSE; this is translated from the exons ATGAGCAAACGGAAGGCGCCGCAGGAGACTCTCAACGGGGGCATCACCGACATGCTCACAG AACTCGCAAACTTTGAGAAGAACGTGAACCAGGCTATCCACAAATACAATGCCTACAG aAAAGCAGCATCTGTGATAGCAAAGTACCCACACAAAATAAAGAGTGGAGCGGAAGCTAAGAAACTG cCTGGAGTAGGAACAAAAATTGCTGAAAAAATTGATGAGTTTTTAGCTACTGGAAAATTGCGTAaactggaaaag attCGGCAGGATGATACGAGTTCATCCATCAATTTCCTGACTCGAGTTAGTGGCATTGG tccatCTGCTGCAAGGAAGTTTGTAGATGAAGGAATTAAGACATTAGAAG ATCtcagaaaaaatgaagataaattgaACCATCATCAACGAATTGGGCTAAA atattttgagGACTTTGAGAAAAGAATTCCTCGTGAAGAAATGTTACAAATGCAA gatattgtactaagtgaagttaAAAAAGTGGATTCTGAATACATTGCTACAGTCTGTGGCAGTTTCAGAAGAG GTGCAGAGTCCAGTGGTGACATGGATGTCCTTCTCACCCATCCAAGCTTTACCTCTGAGTCAGCCAAACAG CCCAAACTGTTACATCGTGTTGTGGAGCAGTTACAAAAGGTCCGTTTCATTACAGACACTCTGTCAAAGGGTGAAACAAAGTTCATG GGTGTTTGCCAGCTTCCCAGTAAAAACGATGAAAAGGAATATCCACACAGGAGAATTGATATCAG gtTGATACCCAAGGATCAGTATTACTGCGGTGTCCTCTATTTCACTGGGAGTGATATTTTCAATAAGAATATGAGAGCTCATGCCCTAGAAAAAGGCTTCACAATCAATGAATACACAATCCGTCCCCTGGGTGTCACTG GCGTTGCCGGGGAGCCCCTGCCCGTGGACAGTGAGAAGGACATCTTCGACTACATCCAGTGGAAATACCGTGAGCCCAAGGACCGAAGCGAGTGA